Part of the Thermodesulfovibrionales bacterium genome is shown below.
CTCATGGCAATTGTGGATCTTCTTCTTGCCTTCCCTTCGCTTCTTCTTGCTATTGCAATCTCTGTTATACTTCCGCAGAATGTTTATACTGTCATAATAGCCCTTTCCCTTGTGGGCTGGGCCCCATTTGCCAGATTAATCAGGGGATATGTACTGACAATAAAGGATGCCTACTTCATCCAGGCAGCAAGGGCAATAGGAGCAGGAGAAATGAGGATTTTCTTCAGACACCTGATGCCCCAGTGTTTTTATCTCGGCACTGTTTACATGAGTATGAAGATAGGAGGTTTTATCCTCTCGGAATCTGCATTGAGTTTCCTGGGACTTGGAGCTCAGCCACCTGTCCCTACATGGGGCGGCATGATAAGTTCATCAAGGGCCTATATGCTCAGTGATCCCTGGATGGTTATTTTCCCGGGGCTGGCGATTGCTATTACTGCTCTGTCTTTCAATCTGCTGGGCGATAGTCTGCAAAAGAAGAAAGTTGGTCATTAAGCTGCGATTTTTGATTTTAATTCAGTAAGTTCTTTTAAGAGTTCAAGATAGTTATTTTCAAGCCTCCTGAATTCTTCGATATCTACCTTTATGTCAAAGAGTCTTCTCATGTCTCTTATTTCAGCTAGGAGATTATTAATCTGGAGTTCTATGGAGTCAAATCTTTTCATATTAAAGTTAAAATGCTCTTCAAATCTTTTATTTACATCCGCCCTCATCTCATCAAACCTTTT
Proteins encoded:
- a CDS encoding ABC transporter permease; amino-acid sequence: MLTAQKILAGIIILILFSVIFAPLLAPFDPYEMNLEKLRMPPSLEHPLGTDQKGRDILSRLLYGGRTSLMVAMVAAFISFILGFIMGMLSGFIGGWFDVALMAIVDLLLAFPSLLLAIAISVILPQNVYTVIIALSLVGWAPFARLIRGYVLTIKDAYFIQAARAIGAGEMRIFFRHLMPQCFYLGTVYMSMKIGGFILSESALSFLGLGAQPPVPTWGGMISSSRAYMLSDPWMVIFPGLAIAITALSFNLLGDSLQKKKVGH